Within Channa argus isolate prfri chromosome 4, Channa argus male v1.0, whole genome shotgun sequence, the genomic segment gtgaatgtggtgttgtAGGTGTGGAcgtggatcagtttgtcagaggagactctgtagaaggacagagtcccagcaggacagtccacatacactgctactctgttagAGCCTGAGGACGAGGGGATGTTTGTTCCTTTATTGTTATGTTTGACATAGTAActattttcatcatcatcataatcatgaCAGCACTCCAGACTCCAGGACTGATCATTGTCTCCAAACACACAGTCTctactttgtccttttctgccgattcctctgtaactcacaGATATAAAAGCCACTCcgctccactccacctcccagtaacagcgaccagtcagaccATCACTACACAGCAGCTGATAGACGTtatcaaatctgtctggatgatcaggatacgactgatcctcctccacatgtttcaccttcctgttgttgtcagacagtcgttgtttcctgttcactgtgtttgtgtcgattgtgagttgacagaaatctgatggagacaacaagacacaaacagctgcagttattaatccatcatctgttcatttcttgacactttgatgatgtgaatgagtgatgtgacagtttgaagatggttgaatgttgctgctttgtttccatcaatctcattaaaaatacacttacacttcctcagacctggtCTCAGCCATCGTTCTCCACCAGGCTCCAccctgaaaggaggaggggggtcagagcagcacattctctgtcagcatgcacacatggacattacATGGCTCTAACTGacatattttggtgtatttacaTCTAAATGATTTTTGCCTGCAGCAGGTGTCTtcatacctgagagtgtccagtctccagAGTGGATCATtaagtccagcagacagcagcttcactcctgagtctcctggatgattgtagctcaggtccagttctctcagatgggaggagttggagctcagagctgaggccagagaagcacaaccttcctctgtgatcaggCAACCTGACAGTctgtagagacacaaaatgccACATAAGAACCTTCACTGAACACAAAAAGCAATGCTCACATTTggtaaaatgtactttacacAGAGGctgttatttattcatgttaatCTGATTAGAAATGCTCAAATGTTACACAGGTGGAtgaatcctgacctgagagtttGCAGTTTACACTGTGGACTCTCCAGTCCAGCACAAAGCAGcctcactcctgaatcctgcaggtcattgttactcaggtccagctctctgAGACTGCAGGACCGGTCGCTTAGAGGCGatgacagagcttcacagcttctttcTGAGAGGTTACAGACACTCAGCCTGGAGAggaaataatactaataaaataataaataataatttatttatatatttaataatataatatttatataatcataataataataataataataataataataataataataataataaaaatgtttgagtttCTTGTAGTCACATTTAAAGGATGATGACACAgtggacagaaaacaaataagatCAAGCTTAGAACTTAAACGTACAGATGAGTTTGTCTTTATCTCCTTAAGTGTATTGCAGAataaatgaaattgaaaaatgttgagAATTATCTCAAATGATTTAAGACAAACTGTAAACTGATCTGACCTGAGACTCTCCAGTTTACAGTTTGGACTCTCAAGTCCATAAGACAGTAACATCACTCCACGATCCTGCAGGTCGTTGGTACttaggtccagttctctcaggcAAGAAGACTCAGACCTGAGAACTGAAGTCAGATTtttacagcttctctctgaaaTGTTACAGCTGCTCAGTCTGGAGAGgaaataaatatgaacagtGTGTTAGAGgttcagaagtaacaaaaatctCTGAAATAACAAAACGACACAGTTCTCCTGCAGAGAAGACAGTTGGAAGCTGCTACATTTGGTCATAATCTCCTTTGTTACCAAATAacattttgcaattttattCTAACTAAGCTGAAGATGTGACCATCAGCGATAGAAATGTGATTTTGTCACCTGGgtttcatttagatttagtcCTCTGAAAACATATCAGTTGAGCTGATAATCAGCTTTTGGAGTGTGTCTGTCAAACTAGTTCGTTAATCACTAACCTCTCAATTGTGACCAACCTGTTGATGTTTCACTGTCTAGTTCTCCTTTTAACCATCCACATAGAAACTGAGCATCACTGCAGACATACGATCTTTAAGTCTCCTGTCTCAGTGGCAATTgtcagtggagaaaaaaaaaagcttgcagtgAAAGCTGAATGGtgaatgcagtgtgtgtggagCATGGTCAGATCAGTGATAGAGGAAAGATCAGGTTTCTTTTTGTACAGAACATGCTCCAAGACCACCTCCTGAATTCTATATTTAAAGTTgggtttgttttcattcatctttCTTATTAGGCCTGATTCAATTATGACCTAATAGTTATATTTAACATAGGTAAATATGTGTTTATGGTTTCAGAATCTGACAAATTGAAGTAAATGTGATCTACTTAGTCTGACACTGTACCATGTGTATCAAGTTATAAGAGTTAATGTGTCTTCAACTATGAAGCTGAAGTTTGGAGTCACAGCTGTTACTCTGGTTTATATTTGAACATGAGATGTGGTGTGGCTTGGAAATTGTCATTCAACACGCTTTTCCACAAGTGGAATGAAGAAAGTCAAGTGAAGTTACATCCTCTCATACAGACACAGGATGCAGTTAGTTGaccattgctacagcttttgaGGTCCAGGCCCTTTTTGGACCAGACAAAATAATACAGTTTTCACTTTCCACTAGTTCTTTGATGTTGACTTGGTGTGTGGGTGTCCTCAGGCACAGGGCAGCTGTGTCTCAGTAACCAGAGTGGTTTGTCCATTAATCAgtgtaaagacacaaaaagggTCCTTAGCCTGCTTGCTGCCATTTAGCAGTTTTTCTGTTCTGACTCTTTATTGTAATTGTAGCCCTACATATCTACAGGTGTAGTCTAAGATTGTAAATCATTCTACATTTTTGCCATATTCAGCAACATTTGAAGGGACACATtgaactgtgtgtgcatgtgcacagcaAAGGGGGAAAGAAATGTGAGTTTGGCCAGTTGATTCCAGCTAATCGACCCAAGTGCTGCTCACAGCCAAcaaagaggtagagagagacATGGAAGAAAGTCATTTTTAGTGCTAGTTAACCAAATATGGTACATTACCACTATGTAGATGGTTGATTATCTTAAACATATTGATTCCTTCTTATAGCAACATGAAGAatgttcaataaataaaaatccatccaTATCCACTGGTGTGATAATCCTAACAGTTTATCTATGTCTGTAATGCCTGAATGTTTTCATATTCTCAGCTGATTTGCTCCCATTTCATATTTCAGAAAGATGTTTGAGCTGTATCAATCAATAATGTCAGAACTATTGGAGGTGATAAATCTCCACccattgaaaacaaacagacctgagagtctccagtctgcagtgtggactcttcagtccatcagagagtaatttcactcctgaatcGTGCAGtttgttgttactcaggtccagttctctcagactagaggactgagagctgagaactgaggacagagcttcacagcttctctctgagaggttacagccactcagtctggagtaaaaaaaaaaacaataagtacatttattctttatctttctaagattattaataaatgaataaaaatacttaCTGAACTTTTGTAGAAgctttgaccactggcagcagcctcagaagagcctcctctgaagcaaAGTATTTATTCAGGTCAAACacgtccagatctttttctgatgacagtaagatgaagaccagagctgaccactgagcaggagacagtttctctgtggagagacttcctgaTCTCAGGTACTGTTGGATCTTCTCCACTAGAGAacaatcattcagttcattcagacagtggaacaggttgatgcttttctctgcagacagattcccactgatcttcttcttgatgtactggactgtgTCCTGATTGGTCTCTGAGCTACTTTCGGTCTGTGTCAGCAGACCCCCCAGGTGTTTGGTCTGTAATGAAAGACCAAGAAGGAAGCGAAGAAacaagtccaggtgtccatttTGACTCTGTAAGGCCATGTTCACAGCACTCTGGTAGAAGTCTGCAAACTTactctttattgttttaataatctGGGTGGTTGATTTTGGTCttgacagcagattgactccagaCCTGAAgaatgtcagatggacatgaagagcagccagaaactcctgaacactcagatggacgaagcagaacaccttgtcctggtacagtcctctctcctctataaagatctgtgtgaacactcctgagtacactgaggctgctctgatatcgatgccacactctgtcaggtctgattcatagaagatcaggtttcctttctgcagctgctcaaaagccagttttcccagagactcaatcatcttcttgttctctggactccagtgtggatctgtctcaCCTTTACCATTATACTTGATGCTCTTCAGTCTGgtctgaaccaccaggaagtggatgtacatctcagtcagggtcttgggcagctctcctccctctctggttttcaacacatcctccagaactgtagcagtgatccagcagaagactgggatgtggcacatgatgtggaggcttcgtgatgtcttgatgtgggagatgattctgctggcctgctcctcatctctgaatctcttcctgaagtactcctccttctgtgggtcagtgaaccctctgacctctgtcaccatgtcaacacactcaggagggatctgattggctgctgcaggtcgtgtggtgatccagaggcgagcagagggaagcaggttccccctgatgaggtttgtcagcagcacatccactgaggtggactctgtaacatcagtcaggatctcattgttgtggaagtccagaggaagtcgacactcatccagaccgtcaaagatgaacacaacctggaacttttcaaacctgctgattcctttggtttcaggaaagaagagatgaacaagttccaacaagctgaactttttctctttcagcacattcagctctctgaaagtcaatggaaatgtgaactgtatgtcctggttggctttgtcttcagcccagtccagagtgaacttctgtgttaggactgttttcccaatgccagccactccctttgtcatcactcttctgattggtccatctcttccaggtgaggctttaaagatgtcttcatgtctgattgttgtttctggtctgactggtttcctggatgctgtttcaatctgtctgacctcatgttcatcattgacctctccagtccctccctctgtgatgtagagctctgtgtagatctgattcagaagagttgggtttcctgctttagtgATGCCCTCAAACACATGCTGGAACTTTTGCTTCAGGGCAGCTTTCTGTTTGCGTGAAAAAGCCCCAGCAAGAGTTtctgaataaaaacagtaaatgatATCAGTGACtagaaaaatgtcatatttgctTTACAGAAATTAGAAACAAAGACCACAATTGAGTTTTGGATAATAAACATAGATTGATGGATTCAGGTGATGGAGAATGTTGATAGGAGATGAACTTATCAACattacatatacacacacacacacacaatatatatatatatatatatacacacacacacacacacacacacacattacctggatgactgagaatcttgaTTGATAATCAAAGTACACAGTCATTTTAATATGAAGTCTGGTCCTGCATTTGAACTTCTGAAATCTTTTTTCATATCttgaaaaacagtaaatattcaAGCTATCCATGGCATTAAATCTTTAGATAAATCTTCTTAcctctctgcagacagtcagccagctcctcctgcttcattctcctcaggaagttcactgtgatcttcagaaatgactctctgctgctcctcctctgctcttcatcctcaccatccaacacctcctcatcctccctctgactctctgagcATTCTGGGTAATCTGGACTCAGACTCTTCTGGATCTTCTTCAGCTctttcttcacaaaagtgacaatgttgtcctccagcagctggaacagaaaactaTATGAATGACACAATCCAAGTAAAACCATGGAGCCAAACATCAGATCCCtgttggacagactgacaaTCCACTGGTCTAAAAAGTGCAGCATGAACATTATTGTGGAcacaacagatggaaaagtagtagttgtacatgtacagaccataaatatggagtccaggtgtgtttgatgctgctggggAGACTGACCACTGgaaacctctgagctctgctggtcCACTCTGTGGAGAAATCGGGAAGAATGAGCCGCTTCtattaaataaagtaacataacaaaacaagacaaaacaaaactacaaagtaAGCAAAAATTGAGTGACAAGAGCAGGCCACCCAACAAGGCGGCAAGCCGCTTGTCTTTAAGGGAGGCCAGGGTTTTATAGGAAGTAGGACACTGGGCCCAGGTGCCCTAAACAACCTTAATTGGCTCCACCTGCAGGTACCTGCAAGTAGAACATACAATTGCTTGATGGGCCAGAGGGAAATCAGACCCCCCTCCAAAATAACAGGGCCCCAAAGAGAATTCCGACTGCAGAATAACTACATTTAACACTTTTACTCCAAATAAGTGTGCATACATTACCCAAACTGTTTAGCTAAAATCACAATACCTGGTCCATAGGTGACATTCCAAGGCCCAACATCCCCTGGACACATTCTCATCTCAGCAACCGGTGCACCTAGGAAGCAATTTAAGAGGCCAGGAAGAGGCAAGGGGAGTACCAACGTAAGCACACTTTTAGACCTGGTCACTTACAGGGGACTCTGGAAAATGCATCTGCCACCATGTTGTCAGAACCCTTCACATAACGGATATAAAGACAATAGGACTGTAAAACCAATGACCACCTGATCAACCTCTGATTCAGACACTGCAGAGAGTTCAGAAAAGTCAGTGGATTATGGTCGTTGTAAACAACTACAGGAAACTGTTGCAGCTAACATACAcatcaaagtgttttaaagcCATGATCAAAGCCAATGTCTCCTTTTCAATCACTGAGTAATTTAACAGGTTatagttgaattaaaaaaaaaaacaaaaaaaaaaacactgacagcttTATCTATGCCAAGATCATCTGCTGCATGAGGACAACTCAAGCCCCCACCTGGCTGGCAACAACATACAGTTTGAAAAATTTGTCAAAATGCGGAGAGCACAAAACTGGAGCAGAACAGAGGAGTGTTTTAACCTGATCAAAAGTTTTCTGACAAGCAGGGGACCAAATGAATTTCTCTATTCCCCTAAGCAAATCCGTGAATGGTGCCACCATGGTAGAGAAGTTCCTACAGAAACTTCTGTAATAACCAACAAGGCCCAGAAAACACATCAGTTCCTTTTTAGTAGCTGGAACTGGACTGTTCTACAACCTGAACTTTGGCTCTCACTGGGTGAACTTGTCCTTGCCCCACTACTCGGGCGAGGTAAGTCACTGTTGCCCTCGCAAACTCACACTTCGCCAGGTTGACAGTAAGTCTTGTTTCCGCCAATCAAGCGAACAGTTCTCTGACGCATTTCAAGTGAGTCTCCCAAGTAtcagaaaacacaagcacatcATCCAAATACACTATCTAGCCCTGCATGTCCCCTAATACGCGACTCATCAAGAGCTGGAACCTAACAGGAGCATTGCAGAGCCCAAAAGGCATGACAGTGTAGGAGTAAAGACCAGTTGGTGCAACAAAGGCAGTGATCTCTGGTGCAGGCTGGGAAAGAGGAACCTTACATTACCAAAATAATTGGATGTAATAATTGTTTTGagacttgttttgtttaaattaatgttaatcAACACCTGGACACAGTTTGCACCATTGTACATTAATACAGAAGTTTTTTGATGAAAGGAAGCTATGAGCCGTACATTTGATACCTATGCAGGACAGAAGTAAATCAGTCAAACAAACTGCCCTGATAAGACTGAATGACAATAGAAAAAGCTTTATAGAGTTtgagcaaaaaatatataattgcatcaaataaatgaataaataaagacaccattaaaatgtgtgcaacagcaacatttaaaaagctattAAATGCACAAGATGGGAAAAAATACTTAATTCATAAAAAATGCAGGGGTCCCAGAGATGAAATATGGTGAGCAGCCAGTTGTCCTGTCTTATGCCTTGTGCTTGTGAAGCTGTTATTTTGTTTCTCCAAAGTAGAAATCTGTGCAGACTGTATGTCTGTACACAACAAACCTCAGCTTTCTAGCTATGGTTGGTTGAGATGGGTGAATCCATCAGGTCTACCGTGGTTCAGTGAGTAACATCCCAGTGGTCAAAGGTTTTCAGTGACGGAAAGAACATTCAAGCTCAAGTATTATTATTGAGAATAGAACTTTTGTTGTATAGGAATCAGCTGTTAAGGACGTAAGTGCCCATTTCCAGTAAGTTTCTGATAAGTTGAGAATCTCTGGAAACGAGTGCGGATGGCAGTGGATCAGTTGCAACAGCAGTTGTCCACATACCAGAGGATCAGGAGGTCAACACCTGTTACTCCCTGGGAAAGACACTTGGCTAAAGCAGAGGGAGGAGTTTATATATGTGGGTTGAGTAGAAACATGGTCAGAAAGCGGCCATTTAATGTGACGGAAGAGATTGAGAAGTCATTTTTATTCTGGTTTGATTGgaaataatgaatgaaagacatttattcatattcatgtGTAATTTGGGTGTAACGTTCTGGGCCATGTTGTCCACAGACCTCAGAATTTTAAATCTAGTAAAGAGGGCTTTGGAATTGTTGGAACTAGATTGGGTAACGTGTGATCAGGAAGTGGCCTGGGATATGCTTACAgcatctttgtcttttgttcccttaatgttttgtaatgtagACTTACTTTCCCAGTGGTGAatgttttctgaaattaaaTGGTTGCTCCATGGAGTGACTACTCTTGATGGACACACAGCTGGGCTCAGGTCCAGCTTCAAGGACAGCTAATGCCACATCAACACTGGtacagagaaaagacaaaccGAGACAAAAATTCACTTTGGTTTTAAACCACAAACACTGCAGGATTATTAGAAAATGATAAACTGAGTGATGGACCTGTTTAGACTGTTTACCAATCTTGACTGGATGCTCCTATGATTACTGTCCTTGATTCATATTAGATCTTGAATTGGATGCGATGAGGGATGTGGTCATCAAGAGTGAGGCTAAAGAGGTTTGGATGTATTGGAGTTTATGGG encodes:
- the LOC137125465 gene encoding protein NLRC3-like isoform X2, with amino-acid sequence MKVECVCEFRSMDQCEDREEGDPPSKKPRCGEPESQTKAQRPEKLHRPDSAGPGPEPSCVSMKSGWSMEHPLHFRQSTDGIPEKLHRPDSAGPGPEPSCVSIKSGRSIEQPLYFRNCSLLGNVDVALAVLEAGPEPSCVSIKSSHSMEQPFNFRKHSPLGKVDQQSSEVSSGQSPQQHQTHLDSIFMLLEDNIVTFVKKELKKIQKSLSPDYPECSESQREDEEVLDGEDEEQRRSSRESFLKITVNFLRRMKQEELADCLQRETLAGAFSRKQKAALKQKFQHVFEGITKAGNPTLLNQIYTELYITEGGTGEVNDEHEVRQIETASRKPVRPETTIRHEDIFKASPGRDGPIRRVMTKGVAGIGKTVLTQKFTLDWAEDKANQDIQFTFPLTFRELNVLKEKKFSLLELVHLFFPETKGISRFEKFQVVFIFDGLDECRLPLDFHNNEILTDVTESTSVDVLLTNLIRGNLLPSARLWITTRPAAANQIPPECVDMVTEVRGFTDPQKEEYFRKRFRDEEQASRIISHIKTSRSLHIMCHIPVFCWITATVLEDVLKTREGGELPKTLTEMYIHFLVVQTRLKSIKYNGKGETDPHWSPENKKMIESLGKLAFEQLQKGNLIFYESDLTECGIDIRAASVYSGVFTQIFIEERGLYQDKVFCFVHLSVQEFLAALHVHLTFFRSGVNLLSRPKSTTQIIKTIKSKFADFYQSAVNMALQSQNGHLDLFLRFLLGLSLQTKHLGGLLTQTESSSETNQDTVQYIKKKISGNLSAEKSINLFHCLNELNDCSLVEKIQQYLRSGSLSTEKLSPAQWSALVFILLSSEKDLDVFDLNKYFASEEALLRLLPVVKASTKVQLSGCNLSERSCEALSSVLSSQSSSLRELDLSNNKLHDSGVKLLSDGLKSPHCRLETLRLSSCNISERSCKNLTSVLRSESSCLRELDLSTNDLQDRGVMLLSYGLESPNCKLESLRLSVCNLSERSCEALSSPLSDRSCSLRELDLSNNDLQDSGVRLLCAGLESPQCKLQTLRLSGCLITEEGCASLASALSSNSSHLRELDLSYNHPGDSGVKLLSAGLNDPLWRLDTLRVEPGGERWLRPGLRKYFCQLTIDTNTVNRKQRLSDNNRKVKHVEEDQSYPDHPDRFDNVYQLLCSDGLTGRCYWEVEWSGVAFISVSYRGIGRKGQSRDCVFGDNDQSWSLECCHDYDDDENSYYVKHNNKGTNIPSSSGSNRVAVYVDCPAGTLSFYRVSSDKLIHVHTYNTTFTEPLYAGFGFLSFGSWLSLCPE